The Triticum dicoccoides isolate Atlit2015 ecotype Zavitan chromosome 6A, WEW_v2.0, whole genome shotgun sequence genome has a window encoding:
- the LOC119316484 gene encoding zinc finger CCCH domain-containing protein 14-like, whose product MTYSRELLLAVGSLEACKLLPADADLSKHPDDAALLVPSQILAGRSAGRAPGGQSSGETRLLLSSPDFPSEPEAFEAGAGSKSKPCVRFFSTAGCRFGSNCHFIHDIPAGSQAVAETSIPSGPATAQDQNELAMLNPTLPPMGMDQPSPTGDHALRAPTPSSAAPASFGAWATAKISVDASLAGAIIGRSGATIREISRASGARLRIRDHERDAGLKNVELEGTPEQIRHASAMVWEHLPVPGGGRYNGVKTRLCAHFARGSCTYGDGCRFAHSESELRRPAPAAREPCGW is encoded by the exons ATGACGTACTCGAGAGAGCTCCTGCTTGCCGTCGGCAGCTTGGAGGCATGCAAGCTGCTGCCCGCCGACGCCGACTTGTCCAAGCACCCCGATGACGCCGCACTGTTggttccttcccaaattctggctgGCCGCTCGGCTGGAAGAGCACCTGGAGGTCAGTCGAGTGGTGAAACTAGGTTGCTCCTTTCGTCTCCAGATTTTCCAT CAGAGCCGGAGGCGTTTGAAGCAGGCGCAGGAAGCAAATCCAAGCCATGCGTCAGGTTCTTCAG CACCGCAGGCTGCCGCTTTGGCTCCAACTGCCACTTCATCCACGACATTCCGGCCGGCTCCCAGGCCGTCGCAGAAACGAGCATTCCGAGTGGCCCAGCTACAGCACAAGACCAGAACGAGCTTGCCATGCTCAATCCAACGCTACCGCCCATGGGCATGGACCAACCAAGCCCCACCGGTGACCATGCACTCAGAGCGCCGACGCCTTCCAGCGCAGCTCCGGCGAGCTTCGGCGCTTGGGCGACGGCCAAGATCAGCGTGGACGCGTCCCTCGCAGGCGCTATCATCGGGCGGAGCGGAGCGACCATAAGGGAGATATCCCGGGCCAGCGGCGCCAGGCTGCGCATTCGCGACCACGAGCGGGACGCCGGCCTGAAGAACGTGGAGCTGGAGGGCACGCCAGAGCAAATCAGGCACGCCAGCGCCATGGTCTGGGAGCATCTGCCGGTGCCCGGCGGAGGGCGATATAACGGCGTCAAGACCAGGCTGTGCGCgcacttcgccagagggtcctgcacgTATGGCGACGGCTGCCGCTTCGCCCACAGCGAGAGCGAGCTCCGCAGGCCGGCTCCTGCTGCTCGAGAGCCGTGTGGTTGGTAG